One segment of Papaver somniferum cultivar HN1 unplaced genomic scaffold, ASM357369v1 unplaced-scaffold_81, whole genome shotgun sequence DNA contains the following:
- the LOC113345162 gene encoding ENHANCER OF AG-4 protein 2-like: MAPSRRRGGGKASSTAAAAAAAKKQWKIGDLVLAKVKGFPAWPATVSEPEKWGYSTDWKKVLVYFFGTKQIAFCNPADVEAFTEEKKKTLLGKRQGKGSDFVRAVEEIIDCFEKSKKQEGGDEVNSGDEGTVSNTGVGGGSIDKSSERNQRKSPSIMMHKYNGSLCTSADRNGSHNPVEVPVSAIELTDLQSEEPAADTMVPDHPKEKKLSASNFSRKRSREKPFQNHQVVQKRAVRKSRSSVKVDSSNFETLIMAVDDVSKNDDDDDYEVPNVKRNRRIRKTLLDDAVWHDTVSPVCLATCISNDSSGDNTSEIVATNSDTVSLNEGSTLESTCKSENPDPAEDYINGDVQVCATLHVQAKALVIKKRRKLNRKRIPHSAPRIPASPGKVSVVNVKGENTISISHNATEKVTESYWKADGDEHLPLVKRARVRMSKMPTEEKETHGSICTDDKSSKEASVNNSVSVFSGCLSSSLNGTTSLEMKGAGNGSSSTTSSNRCTANEPPAWKPKKFQFRGCSVDGEAALPPSKRLHRALEAMSANVAENVQEGNTENQGVSVTVSSNGGSSYQEKGSSQAAMNKEAENSKIGSVFEAGDAEHSCDEGRNMSGRSEMIGSLTSPSCEMPTRASSEEKSCERKEMSSEAHSSKIVIDLDDASFDTRSRETEFPIEPSQPSHVFSEKHNKLELTLGVIDPCKLSPMDLDDLSIPSNQCSVDRPKVRDLPPLTDPDRENGTSRTEVWSSKPAPEAKDYPRVSPASHSNLLLSGGRSCLDTKFSESPSDENTEVADMCEVVRDVQEELVVEAVDAPSSETTMKGLIAAAQAKRQLPRTTSLSDDPVDDKVVSDTTFSPFTNNRLSFLEKVTPHNSSICHLPTLDNHNNHLLHNGSGSPEVPPHCKKPCHVLEMDKEGKMEPVVSNGQLLSKGNACETSSARKLFEGFLGTLSRTKDSIGKATRLAIDCIKCGIAGEVVEILARSLENESNLPRRVDLFFLVDSITQCSRGQKGICLEGDTGDAFLSAVQAALPRLLAFAAPPGPGSVARENRKQCLKVLKLWLERKTLPESVIRHHMQEIDSADAPFIGSSSRRPSRTERSLDDPVRKMEGMLVDEYGSNANFQLAGILMPRMLEVEEEGSDTDEKSFEAVTPEHEQPEIHGEREATPTSIPTIKHHHILEDVDGELEMEDVAPSCIGDIDSVHISQGQYEQRLQLPFAPPLPEDRPPSPPPLPSSPPPLPSSSQLFPLPPPLPSVHSFADNADPNYYANTCSLQSGLQLPTPHQPGTGNANSLPSDTVHTHYYGYKEFVPPMQRPGLSSSSDPSCSFPGPPHTPLQTGNNAQHIDGAAALHNKNYHLQPPPPMLSNQFSYVQADQRAHSWMEASSSSFTKRFQFGHDMHRDNMYDSSQERMQHEIDERCRLPPPPIHPGPVHSDNTDSSYAPSYYGREWSYPPRSLNYRHSTPHRRPEISGENGASNFWRPR; this comes from the exons ATGGCACCAAGTAGGAGAAGAGGTGGCGGTAAAGCTTCTTCTACTGCTGCTGCCGCCGCTGCTGCTAAGAAACAATGGAAAATTGGAGATCTCGTTCTGGCTAAGGTCAAGGGGTTTCCTGCTTGGCCTGCAACC GTTAGTGAACCAGAAAAGTGGGGATACTCTACCGATTGGAAGAAGGTGCTGGTATACTTTTTTGGAACGAAACAAAT TGCCTTTTGTAACCCTGCAGATGTTGAAGCGTttacagaagaaaaaaagaaaactcttTTAGGTAAGCGCCAGGGAAAAGGTTCCGATTTTGTCCGTGCAGTAGAAGAGATTATTGATTGCTTTGAAAAGTCAAAAAAGCAGGAAGGAGGTGACGAAGTGAACTCTGGTGATGAAGGTACCGTGTCAAATACTGGGGTTGGTGGAGGTTCAATTGACAAATCATCAGAGAGGAATCAGAGAAAAAGTCCGAGTATAATGATGCACAAATACAATGGAAGCTTATGTACATCTGCTGATAGAAATGGGTCCCATAATCCTGTTGAAGTCCCTGTTTCTGCAATTGAATTAACTGATCTTCAGTCTGAAGAGCCTGCTGCGGATACCATGGTTCCTGATCATCCTAAAGAAAAAAAACTGTCTGCTTCAAACTTTTCGAGAAAGAGATCTAGAGAAAAACCTTTTCAGAATCATCAGGTCGTACAGAAAAGAGCAGTTAGAAAGTCTAGAAGTTCAGTAAAGGTTGATTCAAGCAATTTCGAAACACTGATCATGGCTGTAGATGATGTCAGTAagaatgacgatgatgatgattatgaagttcCTAATGTAAAAAGGAATAGACGGATCAGGAAAACTCTTCTTGATGACGCTGTTTGGCATGATACAGTGTCACCTGTCTGTTTGGCAACTTGTATATCTAATGATAGCAGTGGAGATAATACTTCTGAGATAGTTGCTACCAACTCTGATACAGTCAGTTTGAATGAGGGCAGTACATTAGAATCTACTTGCAAATCTGAAAACCCTGATCCTGCTGAAGATTACATCAATGGAGATGTTCAGGTGTGTGCAACACTTCATGTCCAGGCTAAGGCGCTTGTCATTAAGAAGAGAAGGAAACTTAATAGGAAAAGAATCCCTCATTCTGCACCCAGAATTCCAGCCAGCCCTGGCAAAGTGTCCGTTGTGAATGTTAAGGGTGAAAACACCATTTCTATTTCGCATAATGCTACTGAAAAAGTAACTGAAAGTTATTGGAAGGCAGATGGTGATGAGCACTTGCCACTGGTAAAACGAGCCAGGGTCCGTATGAGTAAAATGCCCACAGAGGAGAAAGAAACTCATGGTTCAATATGCACTGATGATAAATCCTCAAAGGAGGCCTCGGTGAATAACTCTGTTTCAGTGTTCTCTGGTTGCTTAAGTAGTTCTCTTAATGGAACAACATCCTTGGAGATGAAAGGAGCTGGAAATGGTTCATCATCAACAACTAGTTCGAATCGATGTACTGCAAATGAGCCTCCGGCTTGGAAGCCCAAGAAATTTCAGTTTCGTGGCTGCTCAGTGGATGGTGAAGCTGCTTTACCACCATCAAAGCGACTTCATCGAGCTCTTGAAGCTATGTCTGCCAATGTAGCTGAGAATGTCCAAGAGGGAAATACTGAAAACCAGGGAGTGTCAGTAACAGTATCTTCTAATGGAGGCTCTAGTTATCAGGAGAAGGGTTCTTCTCAGGCGGCCATGAACAAAGAAGCAGAAAATAGCAAAATAGGGAGTGTCTTCGAGGCCGGGGATGCCGAACATTCTTGTGATGAAGGTAGAAATATGAGCGGCAGGTCTGAAATGATTGGTAGTTTGACTTCACCATCTTGTGAGATGCCCACCAGAGCTTCTTCAGAAGAGAAATCTTGTGAGCGCAAGGAAATGTCGTCAGAGGCCCATAGTTCTAAGATTGTCATCGATCTTGATGACGCATCTTTTGATACTCGATCTAGGGAAACTGAGTTCCCCATAGAACCTTCCCAACCTTCCCATGTCTTCAGTGAGAAGCATAACAAATTGGAATTGACTCTTGGTGTGATAGATCCTTGTAAACTATCACCGATGGACCTGGATGATTTGAGCATACCTAGCAACCAGTGCTCTGTTGACAGACCAAAAGTGCGCGACCTACCTCCTCTCACGGATCCAGACAGGGAAAATGGTACCTCAAGAACGGAGGTCTGGAGTTCGAAACCTGCTCCAGAAGCTAAAGATTATCCCAGGGTTTCACCTGCAAGCCATAGTAATCTGCTTCTATCTGGTGGCAGATCTTGTCTAGATACTAAGTTTTCAGAATCTCCATCAGATGAAAACACTGAAGTTGCGGACAT GTGTGAAGTTGTGAGAGACGTTCAGGAGGAACTAGTAGTGGAAGCTGTTGATGCTCCTTCATCTGAGACAACGATGAAGGGTTTAATTGCCGCTGCACAGGCTAAAAGGCAATTACCTCGTACCACTTCTCTTTCAGACGATCCTGTAGATGATAAAGTTGTCTCTGATACTACTTTTAGCCCGTTCACAAACAATAGGTTGAGTTTTCTGGAGAAAGTGACTCCACATAATTCCTCGATTTGCCATCTGCCTACCTTggataatcataataatcatcttCTACACAATGGTAGCGGAAGTCCAGAAGTGCCTCCACACTGTAAGAAACCTTGCCATGTATTGGAGATGGACAAAGAAGGGAAGATGGAGCCTGTGGTATCTAATGGGCAGCTTTTGAGTAAAGGTAATGCATGTGAAACAAGTTCAGCTCGGAAATTGTTTGAGGGATTTCTTGGAACATTATCAAGGACGAAGGATAGTATTGGTAAAGCAACACGTCTGGCAATTGACTGCATAAAATGTGGCATTGCTGGTGAG GTTGTGGAAATTCTTGCTCGAAGTTTAGAAAACGAATCAAATTTGCCCAGAAGAGTTGATCTTTTCTTTCTGGTGGATTCTATTACTCAGTGTTCCCGTGGTCAAAAAGGCATCTGCTTGGAAG GTGACACCGGGGACGCATTCCTTTCGGCAGTCCAAGCAGCGCTTCCGCGTTTGTTAGCTTTTGCAGCTCCTCCTGGTCCTGGAAGTGTTGCAAGAGAAAATCGAAAGCAATGCCTAAAG GTTTTAAAACTCTGGCTTGAAAGGAAAACCCTCCCAGAATCCGTCATCCGCCACCACATGCAGGAGATTGATTCTGCTGATGCACCCTTTATAGGTTCATCTTCGCGGCGCCCCTCAAGGACAGAAAGGTCGTTGGATGATCCTGTTAGGAAAATGGAGGGCATGCTTGTCGATGAATATGGAAG CAATGCAAATTTTCAGCTAGCAGGAATTCTTATGCCTCGTATGCTTGAAGTTGAAGAGGAAGGAAGTGATACCGATGAGAAGAGCTTTGAGGCTGTTACCCCTGAGCATGAGCAGCCTGAAATCCATGGAGAGAGGGAAGCAACCCCTACATCTATTCCCACTATAAAGCACCATCATATTTTAGAAGATGTTGATGGTGAGCTGGAAATGGAGGATGTTGCTCCTTCATGCATAGGTGATATAGATTCTGTGCATATTTCTCAGGGTCAATATGAGCAGCGTCTTCAGTTGCCTTTTGCCCCACCGCTCCCAGAAGATAGGCCACCATCTCCTCCTCCACTGCCCAGTTCTCCGCCACCATTGCCTTCATCCTCGCAGTTGTtcccactaccaccaccattacCTTCAGTTCATTCCTTCGCGGACAATGCGGATCCAAACTACTATGCAAATACATGC AGTTTGCAAAGCGGCTTGCAGCTACCTACCCCCCACCAACCAGGCACAGGGAATGCCAACTCCTTGCCTTCGGATACAGTGCATACACATTATTATGGGTACAAAGAGTTTGTGCCGCCGATGCAAAGACCTGGTTTGTCTAGCTCCTCAGATCCCAGCTGCAGTTTTCCTGGACCTCCCCATACTCCGTTACAAACTGGGAATAACGCTCAACATATAGATGGGGCAGCAGCATTGCATAATAAGAATTACCAC